From Bacillus basilensis, a single genomic window includes:
- a CDS encoding spore germination protein codes for MFGLSSKKSKKTNTKTLCSIPEFIQTMTESSDFVSYNVLEDETLCLFYYKSVVEALIIKQFILTPIKKESEQIQNISDLCNIVSIEDIITSPSIDDIREKLLGGYILIRLKNNLNPDQYALIRAESTVLGTRLYNDTENEYSVIGPKIGFVENLDTNIHLLRRNIVTEQLIFKEVTVGSMSKTKVAVAYIDGVTNEQFINTAIQRLEDIDFDVPFDATMIEQFISDNSNSPFPVLLPTERLDRAVFALINGEVLILTDGSPYALSGPTTLLDFFISPEDYYLPWMIGSFFRIIRFFGAIFSLFSSAIYTAALTYHYQMIPADLLGPIIFSRANVPFPPILEALFLEITIELLREAGARLPTKVGQTIGIVGGIVIGQASVEAALTSTILLIAVALSALASFTTPTVKMSSTIRLLRFPLILLAGAFGGLGLIVGFVFILAHLIKLKSLGSPYLLPLYPFRGLGTAEGFLRLPFSQTAQRPSFLRPKSKWRYNPNKAKQKRDGDNE; via the coding sequence ATGTTCGGTTTATCATCTAAGAAATCCAAAAAGACTAATACAAAAACACTTTGTTCTATTCCAGAATTTATACAAACCATGACAGAATCTAGCGATTTTGTCTCTTATAACGTACTTGAAGATGAAACGTTATGCTTGTTTTATTATAAATCTGTCGTGGAAGCACTTATTATTAAACAATTCATTTTAACTCCTATAAAAAAGGAATCGGAACAAATCCAAAACATCTCTGATTTATGTAATATCGTCTCTATTGAAGATATTATTACCTCCCCTTCTATTGATGATATTCGTGAGAAATTATTAGGTGGATATATTTTAATACGCTTAAAAAACAATTTGAATCCCGATCAATATGCTTTAATTCGTGCCGAGAGTACTGTTTTAGGAACACGATTATATAACGATACAGAAAATGAGTATAGCGTAATCGGACCTAAAATCGGTTTCGTTGAAAACCTTGATACAAATATACACTTATTACGCCGAAACATTGTAACTGAGCAACTCATTTTTAAAGAAGTTACCGTGGGGTCTATGTCAAAAACGAAAGTAGCAGTTGCTTATATAGACGGAGTTACAAATGAACAATTTATCAATACTGCAATACAACGGCTAGAGGACATTGACTTTGATGTCCCATTTGATGCAACTATGATTGAGCAATTTATTAGTGATAATAGCAATTCACCTTTCCCTGTTCTATTACCTACAGAACGATTAGATCGAGCTGTATTTGCTTTAATTAACGGAGAAGTTTTAATTTTAACAGATGGCTCTCCATATGCTTTATCAGGACCAACAACGTTACTGGATTTTTTCATTTCACCAGAAGATTATTATTTACCGTGGATGATTGGATCTTTCTTTCGTATTATTCGTTTTTTCGGAGCTATATTTTCTCTTTTTTCCTCCGCTATTTATACAGCGGCTTTAACATATCATTATCAAATGATTCCTGCCGATTTACTAGGTCCTATTATTTTCTCGAGGGCTAACGTACCTTTCCCTCCTATTCTAGAAGCACTCTTTTTAGAAATTACAATCGAATTGCTTCGTGAAGCGGGAGCGCGTTTACCGACAAAAGTCGGACAAACAATTGGGATTGTTGGTGGGATTGTAATTGGACAAGCATCTGTTGAAGCAGCTTTAACGAGTACAATTCTATTAATTGCAGTTGCTTTATCCGCCCTTGCATCTTTCACAACACCGACTGTGAAGATGTCTTCTACTATCCGTTTGTTACGCTTTCCGCTTATTCTTTTAGCTGGCGCATTCGGAGGATTAGGCCTTATTGTCGGATTTGTATTTATTTTAGCTCATTTAATTAAATTAAAATCACTTGGATCACCTTATTTATTACCTTTATATCCATTTCGTGGTTTAGGTACAGCAGAAGGTTTTCTTCGATTACCATTTAGTCAAACGGCACAAAGGCCTTCTTTCCTTAGACCAAAATCAAAATGGCGTTATAATCCGAATAAAGCAAAACAGAAACGTGATGGTGATAATGAATGA
- a CDS encoding nitroreductase — MTTYTSIANVIKERRSVRTFTDKAVDKELLIELLNDATWAPNHKHREPWNCKLYIGEGRQKLVDAVLNSFTEEERAKRGKILSDRFLSTPAQIVVYINEDPRQIQRDEDYAATCAFMQNFQLLAWERGLGCVWKSGGLNYNPLFIEGLGLTRGQRIVGILHLGYFDKAPEGKARTPITEKMEIIEG; from the coding sequence ATGACTACATATACTTCCATCGCAAATGTGATTAAAGAAAGACGTTCTGTTCGTACATTTACAGATAAAGCAGTAGACAAAGAGTTATTAATTGAATTATTAAACGACGCAACATGGGCACCGAATCATAAACACCGTGAACCATGGAATTGTAAATTATACATTGGAGAAGGCCGTCAGAAATTAGTAGATGCAGTATTAAACTCTTTCACAGAAGAAGAAAGAGCGAAACGGGGTAAAATTTTATCTGATCGTTTCTTAAGCACACCTGCACAAATCGTTGTATATATAAATGAAGATCCACGTCAAATTCAACGTGACGAAGATTACGCTGCAACATGCGCATTTATGCAAAACTTCCAACTTCTTGCTTGGGAGCGTGGATTAGGTTGTGTTTGGAAATCAGGCGGATTGAACTACAATCCATTATTTATAGAAGGACTTGGTTTAACAAGAGGTCAACGTATTGTTGGAATTCTTCATCTTGGCTATTTCGATAAAGCACCAGAAGGAAAAGCTCGTACACCGATTACGGAGAAGATGGAGATTATTGAGGGTTAA
- a CDS encoding neutral/alkaline non-lysosomal ceramidase N-terminal domain-containing protein — MSKVGVCKVDITPPIGIDFVGYHRETGINNIEERIYGTVFVFEKGKMKTVFISIDNIGMLVEDTNMIRERVASELHVPFERITVVYTHTHSGPETVGDDPLVQSYKTILVNNVVQGAVTANKNLKRCEIGWGVTTGDIGVNRRERTSDGRAKMGINIEGVVDKRIGMLAIRDAETKELSGIVVFCTAHPNVLKGDSDVLSADYPGITREILEKIKNCPVIIVQGAAGNVNAKYRGSREALTQMAYMLSGHVLTMLPTVTYSPIVTVRTISSTMQMKLKDIPEIDEIRSMAQLAEEQWGVNTDEWLTIVLEKYKQGMWQLSIDLEVQLFQVNDGMFSGIPMEPFSEMSLEVKERLQNELAFFGGYMNGYIGYLPTTEEFVYGGYEVELNPIVYGVTTNLLMPPEENTAELVVKRVMELYNA, encoded by the coding sequence ATGAGCAAAGTAGGGGTATGTAAGGTGGATATTACGCCGCCTATAGGTATTGATTTTGTCGGATATCATAGAGAGACAGGAATAAATAATATTGAAGAGCGTATTTATGGGACGGTTTTTGTATTTGAAAAAGGTAAAATGAAAACTGTATTTATAAGCATTGATAATATTGGGATGTTAGTAGAAGATACGAATATGATTCGTGAGCGAGTAGCGAGTGAGCTTCATGTACCATTTGAGCGAATAACGGTTGTTTATACTCATACGCACTCCGGTCCAGAGACAGTCGGCGATGATCCGCTAGTGCAGTCGTATAAAACGATTTTAGTAAATAATGTAGTGCAGGGTGCTGTTACTGCGAATAAAAACTTGAAGCGATGTGAAATTGGCTGGGGAGTTACGACAGGTGATATTGGGGTAAACAGAAGAGAGAGAACATCTGATGGAAGAGCAAAGATGGGAATAAATATAGAGGGTGTTGTAGATAAACGGATTGGGATGTTAGCAATAAGAGATGCTGAAACGAAAGAGTTATCTGGGATTGTAGTGTTTTGTACGGCGCATCCGAATGTTTTAAAAGGTGATAGTGATGTATTATCAGCAGATTATCCGGGAATAACGAGAGAGATTCTTGAGAAAATCAAAAACTGTCCTGTTATTATTGTGCAAGGTGCTGCTGGAAATGTGAATGCGAAGTATCGTGGTTCTAGGGAAGCATTAACACAAATGGCTTACATGCTTAGTGGACATGTATTAACGATGTTACCGACAGTTACATATAGCCCGATTGTAACTGTAAGAACGATTTCGAGTACGATGCAAATGAAGTTGAAGGATATTCCTGAAATTGATGAGATACGAAGCATGGCCCAGTTAGCTGAAGAGCAGTGGGGCGTGAATACGGATGAATGGCTTACTATCGTTTTAGAGAAATATAAGCAAGGTATGTGGCAGTTAAGTATTGATTTAGAAGTGCAACTGTTTCAAGTTAATGATGGTATGTTCTCCGGTATACCGATGGAACCTTTTTCGGAAATGTCATTAGAAGTGAAAGAGCGTCTTCAAAATGAACTAGCTTTCTTTGGTGGATATATGAACGGGTATATTGGTTACTTGCCGACAACGGAAGAATTTGTATATGGTGGATATGAAGTAGAGTTGAATCCTATTGTGTATGGGGTAACTACGAATTTATTGATGCCACCGGAGGAGAACACAGCGGAGTTGGTTGTGAAGAGAGTTATGGAATTATATAACGCGTAA
- a CDS encoding disulfide oxidoreductase — protein MGREKKQEYALLTAWGASFIATLGSLYFSEIMKFEPCVLCWYQRIFMYPFVLWLGIAVVKKDYRIASYSLPIASIGACISLYHYAIQKIAAFSAAGAACGRVPCTGEYINWFGFVTIPFLALIGFITIAVCSFIVIKNK, from the coding sequence ATGGGACGAGAAAAAAAGCAAGAATATGCTTTACTTACCGCTTGGGGAGCTTCTTTTATCGCTACACTAGGAAGTTTATACTTTTCCGAAATCATGAAATTTGAGCCTTGTGTTCTTTGTTGGTATCAACGTATTTTTATGTATCCATTCGTGTTATGGCTCGGTATCGCTGTAGTAAAAAAAGACTATCGCATCGCAAGTTATTCTTTACCAATTGCAAGTATTGGTGCTTGTATTTCTTTATATCACTATGCGATTCAAAAAATCGCAGCATTTTCAGCTGCTGGGGCAGCTTGCGGTCGTGTACCATGTACGGGAGAATACATAAACTGGTTCGGCTTTGTGACAATCCCGTTTTTAGCACTTATCGGCTTTATTACAATCGCTGTTTGTAGCTTTATTGTCATCAAAAACAAATAA
- a CDS encoding YhdB family protein encodes MQTYNDYDKALYYTYCCNWDKLLVLMVQTNDQLFSKRIEHFLHAYQYSKELPEVDKQLQLLFQYIDHASQKSHVEEVEQIQM; translated from the coding sequence GTGCAAACATATAACGATTATGATAAAGCTCTCTATTACACGTATTGCTGTAATTGGGATAAATTACTCGTTCTCATGGTTCAAACGAACGATCAATTATTTTCTAAGCGTATTGAGCATTTTTTACACGCTTATCAATACAGTAAAGAACTGCCAGAAGTTGATAAACAATTGCAGCTCCTATTTCAATATATTGACCACGCATCCCAAAAGTCACATGTAGAAGAAGTAGAGCAAATTCAAATGTAA
- a CDS encoding co-chaperone YbbN: MKKMLIFGGIIIVLFAAIFAVTQMEKKNASTDEKGYYSNKISLEDLNKNIEDKKEQTIYFYQTSCVHCQKVSPIVVPLAKDLNVDMKVIDIENLNEPWDKYNIQGTPTIIHFKDGKEVSRISGEQSKEKFKEWFEQTKK; the protein is encoded by the coding sequence ATGAAAAAAATGCTTATATTTGGCGGTATTATTATCGTCTTATTTGCGGCAATCTTTGCTGTAACACAAATGGAAAAGAAAAACGCATCGACAGATGAAAAAGGTTACTACTCAAATAAAATTTCTCTTGAGGATCTCAATAAAAATATAGAAGATAAAAAAGAACAAACGATTTACTTTTATCAAACCTCTTGCGTTCATTGTCAAAAGGTCTCTCCTATTGTTGTACCTTTAGCGAAAGATTTAAATGTTGATATGAAGGTAATTGATATTGAAAATTTAAACGAGCCTTGGGATAAATACAATATCCAAGGAACACCGACAATTATTCATTTTAAAGATGGTAAAGAAGTAAGCCGTATTAGCGGAGAACAATCAAAAGAAAAATTCAAAGAATGGTTTGAACAAACGAAGAAATAA
- a CDS encoding PCYCGC domain-containing protein, with translation MKKYVFSLLAVLSLILAGCGSSGTNEKKSSESKEEHDHASHTQQADIQEKTKGVDTLPTFLDKLDPQMKDIYTVAGQNAELLDWIPCYCGCGESVGHKNNKNCFIREIKKNGEVVWDSHATTCVNCLEIAVESASMKQKGKSTLEIRNYIDNKYKEGYGKPTPTPMPKA, from the coding sequence ATGAAGAAATATGTATTTTCTTTACTTGCAGTACTGAGTTTAATTCTTGCTGGATGCGGAAGCAGTGGTACAAATGAAAAAAAATCATCTGAATCAAAAGAAGAGCACGACCATGCATCGCACACTCAGCAAGCTGACATTCAAGAGAAAACAAAAGGAGTCGACACACTTCCTACCTTCCTAGACAAGCTTGATCCACAAATGAAAGATATCTACACTGTCGCTGGACAAAATGCAGAGCTATTAGATTGGATTCCATGTTACTGTGGTTGCGGTGAAAGTGTAGGACATAAAAATAATAAAAATTGCTTTATTCGTGAAATTAAAAAGAATGGTGAAGTTGTTTGGGATTCCCATGCAACGACTTGCGTCAATTGCTTAGAAATCGCTGTTGAATCTGCTTCGATGAAACAAAAAGGAAAATCAACGCTTGAAATTCGTAACTATATCGATAATAAATACAAAGAAGGTTATGGCAAACCAACACCTACGCCAATGCCAAAAGCTTAA
- a CDS encoding MarR family winged helix-turn-helix transcriptional regulator has product MDQTFNELDLTSLLSLSFSTLITELHDRLSELGFKDIRPAHGFMFKRILPNGATGIELAEYLGVSKQAISKMVDSLENSGYVTRKTHPTDKRGKIIVLTERGLAVMKAKEEIVAEIEQRWIENIGTERMQMLKEDLTTFVTKENTEKLSSNIRPVW; this is encoded by the coding sequence ATGGATCAAACATTTAACGAGTTAGATCTTACATCGCTTTTATCATTATCATTTAGCACATTAATTACTGAGCTACATGACAGATTAAGTGAATTGGGATTTAAAGATATTAGACCAGCACATGGTTTTATGTTCAAACGCATCCTTCCTAATGGGGCAACTGGTATAGAGCTAGCTGAATATTTAGGGGTTTCCAAACAAGCTATAAGTAAAATGGTGGATTCTCTTGAGAATAGTGGCTACGTTACACGTAAAACACACCCTACTGATAAAAGGGGTAAAATCATTGTTTTAACCGAACGTGGTTTAGCAGTAATGAAAGCAAAAGAAGAAATAGTAGCTGAAATAGAGCAGCGATGGATTGAAAATATAGGTACAGAACGAATGCAAATGCTAAAAGAAGATTTAACAACATTCGTTACTAAAGAAAATACAGAGAAGTTATCATCAAATATACGACCTGTCTGGTAA
- a CDS encoding DUF1540 domain-containing protein, which translates to MPEVRCSVSNCSFWGQGNFCQASAIIVQPDADESGQTENDSYTSAVLTNETLESSVATSVETCCHTFKPRY; encoded by the coding sequence ATGCCAGAAGTAAGATGCTCTGTTTCCAATTGCTCATTTTGGGGACAAGGTAACTTTTGTCAAGCCAGTGCGATTATCGTTCAGCCAGATGCAGATGAATCGGGTCAAACTGAAAATGATTCGTATACAAGTGCAGTTTTAACAAACGAGACGCTAGAAAGTTCTGTAGCAACGAGTGTAGAAACTTGTTGTCATACTTTTAAACCAAGGTATTAA
- a CDS encoding GerAB/ArcD/ProY family transporter has translation MNTMSKAKTVSPYFAFILLHSLQIGIGVLGYQRVILKNAGYDAWISLIIAGIATHIVLFCMLKMLEKDGDLISIHTTTFGKWIGSIFSMIFTLYCLLFCLTVLRTYMEVIQVWIFPTIKLWKLTLMFLLVTYYIIKGGFRSVTGICFWGIVLPIFVVFFLIYPMKYAHFRNILPIFTHSPVDILISAKQSALEFLGFETILIFYPLIEKGKSLKRWAHAGIVFSTLIYVVLAIVSFMYYSEGQLNHTIWPTLTMLKIIKVPFIQRFEYIIIFVWFLIILPNLCLTIWSSCQTMKRSFHISFKFTLPFFIFIVFIASLFFKNRESINTLNTILSQAGLYIVYAYIPILFLFHSLRWHFKNRSKKSSPDTP, from the coding sequence ATGAATACAATGAGTAAAGCAAAGACAGTCTCTCCATACTTTGCATTTATCTTATTACATTCTCTTCAAATTGGAATAGGAGTTCTTGGATATCAACGTGTAATTTTAAAAAACGCTGGTTATGATGCCTGGATTTCTCTCATTATTGCGGGAATTGCAACTCATATTGTGCTGTTTTGTATGTTAAAAATGTTAGAAAAAGATGGAGATTTAATTAGCATTCACACAACAACTTTTGGAAAATGGATTGGTTCTATATTTTCCATGATTTTTACTCTTTATTGCTTATTATTCTGCCTTACTGTTCTTCGTACATATATGGAAGTAATACAAGTTTGGATTTTCCCTACTATTAAATTGTGGAAACTTACACTTATGTTTTTATTAGTCACTTACTACATTATAAAGGGCGGCTTCCGCTCTGTGACAGGGATATGCTTTTGGGGAATTGTACTTCCTATTTTCGTTGTATTCTTTTTAATCTATCCAATGAAATATGCTCATTTTCGTAATATTTTACCTATTTTTACACATTCACCTGTTGACATACTTATATCTGCAAAACAATCTGCATTAGAGTTTCTTGGCTTTGAAACAATTCTTATCTTCTATCCACTTATTGAAAAAGGAAAATCTTTAAAAAGATGGGCTCATGCAGGAATTGTTTTTAGCACTTTAATTTATGTAGTTTTAGCTATTGTATCTTTTATGTATTATAGTGAAGGACAATTAAATCATACTATTTGGCCTACTTTAACAATGTTGAAAATAATTAAAGTTCCTTTCATTCAACGGTTTGAATATATTATTATTTTTGTTTGGTTTTTAATTATTTTGCCGAACCTTTGTTTAACTATTTGGTCATCATGTCAAACGATGAAGCGTTCATTTCATATTTCATTTAAATTTACATTACCGTTTTTTATTTTCATCGTTTTTATAGCTTCTTTATTTTTTAAAAACCGTGAAAGTATAAACACATTAAATACAATACTGTCTCAAGCTGGCTTATATATTGTATACGCTTATATCCCGATTTTATTTCTATTCCATTCACTACGATGGCATTTCAAAAATCGGTCAAAAAAATCTTCACCCGACACACCATAA
- the spoVR gene encoding stage V sporulation protein SpoVR, whose protein sequence is MRASDDKALQYAIAEITEIATGFGLDFYPMRYEICPAEIIYTFGAYGMPTRFSHWSFGKQFFRMKLQYDLGLSKIYELVINSDPCYAFLLDTNSLIQNKLIVAHVLAHCDFFKNNIRFSNTKRDMVESMSATAERVKAYEHKYGKEEVETFLDAVLAIQEHIDPSLMRPKLAWSIDDLEEEVEKKKVSQYDDLWNLDDRNKKRERSNIRKKKKIPPQPEKDLLLFIEEYSRELEDWQRDILTMMREEMLYFWPQLETKIMNEGWASYWHQRILREMDLTSSEAIEFAKLNAGVVQPSKTSINPYYLGIKMFEDIEERYNNPTEEMKRRGVKPGSGRDKIFEVREIEWDVSFLRNYLNKDLVMREDMYLFQRQGKEYKVIDKEWEHVRDQLVNMRTNGGFPYLVVEDGDYLKNGELYIKHSYEGIELDLKYLEKVLPYLHQLWGRTVHMESIVESKGVVFSYDGKMVHRKYV, encoded by the coding sequence ATGAGAGCAAGTGACGATAAAGCACTGCAATATGCGATTGCGGAAATTACGGAAATTGCGACTGGATTTGGGCTTGATTTTTATCCGATGCGTTATGAAATATGTCCAGCGGAAATTATTTATACATTTGGTGCATATGGGATGCCAACGCGGTTTTCACATTGGAGTTTTGGAAAACAGTTTTTCAGAATGAAATTACAATACGATTTAGGTCTTAGTAAAATATACGAACTCGTTATTAACTCTGATCCATGTTATGCCTTTTTACTAGATACGAACTCGTTAATTCAAAATAAATTAATTGTAGCGCACGTTTTAGCGCACTGTGATTTCTTTAAAAATAATATTCGTTTTTCAAATACGAAGCGAGATATGGTAGAAAGTATGTCAGCGACAGCTGAACGGGTGAAAGCATATGAGCATAAGTACGGAAAAGAAGAAGTAGAAACATTTTTAGATGCCGTACTTGCCATTCAAGAGCACATTGATCCTTCGCTCATGCGCCCAAAACTTGCGTGGAGTATTGATGATTTAGAAGAAGAAGTAGAAAAGAAAAAGGTATCACAATACGATGATCTATGGAATTTAGATGATCGAAACAAAAAGAGAGAACGATCCAATATACGCAAAAAGAAGAAGATTCCACCGCAACCAGAGAAAGACTTGCTCCTCTTTATTGAAGAATATAGCCGTGAGCTAGAAGATTGGCAGCGGGACATATTAACGATGATGCGTGAAGAAATGTTATATTTCTGGCCGCAGCTTGAAACGAAGATTATGAACGAAGGCTGGGCTTCCTACTGGCACCAGCGCATACTTCGTGAAATGGACTTAACATCTTCTGAAGCGATCGAATTTGCAAAGCTTAATGCGGGTGTCGTTCAGCCATCAAAAACGAGCATTAACCCATACTACCTCGGTATTAAAATGTTTGAAGATATTGAAGAACGCTATAACAACCCGACAGAAGAAATGAAACGCCGTGGTGTAAAACCAGGGTCTGGTCGTGACAAAATCTTTGAAGTACGCGAAATTGAATGGGATGTATCGTTCTTAAGAAACTACTTAAATAAAGACCTCGTAATGCGAGAAGATATGTACTTATTCCAGCGCCAAGGAAAAGAGTATAAAGTAATAGATAAAGAGTGGGAACATGTGCGTGATCAACTCGTAAATATGCGTACAAATGGCGGCTTCCCGTACTTAGTAGTAGAAGACGGAGACTACTTAAAGAACGGAGAATTATACATTAAACATAGTTACGAAGGAATCGAGCTTGATTTAAAATACTTAGAAAAGGTATTACCATATCTTCATCAGCTGTGGGGAAGAACGGTGCATATGGAGTCAATTGTGGAGAGTAAGGGCGTTGTGTTTTCTTATGATGGGAAGATGGTGCATCGGAAGTATGTGTGA
- a CDS encoding LacI family DNA-binding transcriptional regulator, whose protein sequence is MTKTIADIAKLAGVAKSTVSRYLNGGYVSDKTKLKIESIIQETNFSPNTFAQSLKAKTTNLIGVIIPRLDSFATMKTLIGIDNTLQKNNYQMLVANANQTIETEIQAMENFIKQRVAGIILLTKTLTNKHQQIIVNSNIPILFVGQEYKDQYCLVHDDYDAAYELGAYVLSQGHRNIAYLGVEKDDISVGINRKNGFQKAIENLEPTCSVCYYETSFQIEDAMKQVQHILSNNRPTLIVCATDNIALGAMKVIHSHSLSVPNDISVTGFGGYDISEMVHPSLTTIAFDYEYAGKLAATSLSQLVENKTIPKILHSRYTLKIQESVDKI, encoded by the coding sequence ATGACTAAAACAATTGCAGATATCGCCAAATTGGCTGGAGTTGCAAAAAGCACAGTTTCTCGTTACTTAAACGGTGGATACGTAAGTGATAAAACAAAACTTAAAATCGAAAGTATTATTCAAGAAACAAATTTTTCTCCCAATACATTTGCTCAAAGCTTAAAAGCAAAAACAACAAATTTAATTGGTGTTATTATCCCCCGATTAGACTCCTTCGCTACAATGAAAACACTTATTGGGATTGATAATACGTTACAGAAAAATAACTATCAAATGCTTGTAGCAAATGCAAATCAAACAATTGAAACTGAAATACAAGCAATGGAAAACTTTATAAAACAAAGAGTAGCTGGCATTATTTTATTAACCAAAACTTTAACAAATAAGCATCAACAAATTATTGTTAATTCAAATATCCCTATTTTATTCGTTGGGCAAGAATATAAAGATCAATATTGCCTCGTTCATGATGATTATGATGCAGCTTATGAGTTAGGAGCATACGTGTTATCACAAGGGCATAGAAATATCGCCTATTTAGGAGTAGAGAAAGATGATATTTCTGTTGGTATAAATCGAAAAAACGGTTTTCAAAAAGCCATTGAAAATTTAGAACCAACTTGCAGTGTTTGTTATTACGAAACATCTTTCCAAATAGAAGATGCCATGAAACAAGTACAACATATTTTAAGTAATAACCGTCCAACGCTTATCGTATGTGCTACAGATAACATTGCACTTGGGGCAATGAAAGTCATTCACTCCCATTCTCTTTCTGTACCAAATGATATTTCTGTAACAGGATTTGGGGGATATGATATTTCAGAAATGGTACACCCTAGCTTAACGACAATTGCGTTTGACTATGAGTATGCCGGAAAGCTTGCTGCCACTTCTCTTTCACAGCTTGTCGAAAACAAAACTATACCAAAAATATTACACTCTCGTTATACATTAAAAATCCAAGAAAGCGTTGACAAAATTTAA
- a CDS encoding Ger(x)C family spore germination protein, with the protein MKKLLLYLIIIFFILQTGCTQTYIVDAQRIIHIVGFDITKNKRFQGTILFPEYTHGVKSKPETQSTSARSLETIASRLNAKSPHNVVVGQMRVVLFGKALGERGMGEIITNLQRDPNIGRDVQLAIVDGSAEELLNYGKKNGSLYIADLLEQNIRNENIPQTSLNIFLYNYYSSVCDAYVPYIRMGDNHSVAVKGLAFLKGDKVVMYTDKRHSVLAKLLINPTKNGRYEAAITKDKHKGMVVIQNLAGKNKYDIDQTGDIPKVKIHLKLNGLIKNSPDWIDLRKKTNINYIKKQIERNVEKDCEDLIIQFQEKEIDPLGIRDEIRSHTRKWNIKQIRNMYKNVAVDINLDLNIVQSGIGE; encoded by the coding sequence ATGAAAAAACTTTTATTGTACCTTATTATTATCTTTTTCATTCTACAAACTGGCTGTACACAAACGTATATAGTGGATGCACAGCGTATTATTCATATTGTTGGATTCGACATCACAAAAAACAAAAGATTCCAAGGGACTATCTTATTCCCAGAGTACACACATGGTGTAAAGTCTAAACCAGAAACTCAATCAACATCTGCCCGTTCACTTGAGACAATCGCCTCACGACTAAATGCGAAATCGCCTCACAATGTTGTTGTAGGTCAAATGCGTGTCGTCCTATTTGGAAAGGCTCTAGGAGAACGCGGAATGGGAGAAATTATTACTAACTTACAACGTGACCCAAATATCGGGCGTGATGTACAACTAGCAATTGTAGATGGATCGGCTGAAGAACTTTTAAATTACGGAAAAAAAAATGGATCGTTATATATTGCTGATTTACTCGAGCAAAATATAAGAAATGAGAACATTCCACAAACCTCATTAAACATTTTTTTATATAATTACTACTCTTCTGTATGTGATGCCTACGTCCCCTATATTAGAATGGGCGATAATCATTCTGTCGCTGTCAAAGGACTTGCTTTTTTAAAAGGCGATAAAGTCGTTATGTATACGGATAAAAGACATTCTGTTTTAGCAAAATTACTTATTAATCCTACGAAAAATGGACGTTACGAGGCAGCGATAACAAAGGATAAACATAAAGGTATGGTTGTTATACAAAACTTAGCTGGGAAAAATAAATATGATATAGATCAAACTGGCGACATACCTAAGGTAAAAATCCATTTAAAATTAAATGGATTAATTAAAAACTCTCCTGATTGGATTGATTTAAGAAAAAAAACAAATATCAATTATATAAAAAAACAAATTGAACGAAACGTTGAAAAAGACTGCGAAGATTTAATAATACAATTTCAAGAAAAGGAAATTGATCCTTTAGGAATACGAGATGAAATTAGAAGCCATACGAGAAAATGGAATATAAAACAAATTCGAAATATGTATAAAAATGTAGCAGTGGATATAAATTTAGATCTTAATATTGTACAATCTGGAATCGGGGAATAG